A region of Brienomyrus brachyistius isolate T26 unplaced genomic scaffold, BBRACH_0.4 scaffold66, whole genome shotgun sequence DNA encodes the following proteins:
- the ddx1 gene encoding ATP-dependent RNA helicase DDX1: MAAFGEMGVMPEIAQAVEEMDWLLPTDIQAESVPLILGGGDVLMAAETGSGKTGAFSIPVIQIVYETLKDQQEGKKGKAAVKTGSSVLTKWQMNPYDRSPAFAISADGFCCQSREVKEWHGCRTTKAVTKGKYYYEVSCHDQGLCRVGWSTGQASLDLGTDRHGFGFGGTGKKSHNKQFDSYGEEFTMHDVIGCYLDLDNGYVSFSKNGKDLGLAFEIPQNLKNQPFFAACVLKNAELQFNFGGESFKNAPKQGFNALDKAPEGHVAKSTKTGTAQVSQVKDMSNAPKALIIEPSKELAEQTLNNVNQFKKYVNSPKVRELLVIGGVAAKEQLSVLEQGVDIVVGTPGRLDDLISTGKLNLSQVRFLVLDECDGLLSAGYLDFIMRIYNQIPQVTSDGKRLQVIVCSATLHSFDVKKLSEKIMHFPTWVDLKGEDSVPETVHHVVVLVNPKTDRTWEKLGQNHIQTDEVHAKDNTRPGAHTPEMWSEAIKVLKGEYTVKAIKEHKMDQAIVFCRTKIDCDNMEQYLIKHGGGPDKKGHQFSCVCLHGDRKPQERKYNLERFKKREVKFLICTDVAARGIDVRGVPYVINVTLPDEKQNYVHRIGRVGRAERMGLAISFVATEKEKVWYHVCQSRGRGCYNTRLKESGGCTIWYNEKELLAEIEDHLNCVITQCEPDIKVPVDEFDGKVTYGQRRAAGGGQYKGHVEALAPTVQELSALEREAQTSFLHLGYLPNQLFRSF; encoded by the exons ATGGCAGCGTTCGGGG AAATGGGCGTAATGCCCGAGATTGCGCAGGCTGTGGAGGAGATGGACTGGCT GCTTCCCACAGATATTCAGGCAGAGTCCGTGCCACTCATCTTAGGAGGTGGAGATGTGCTCATG GCTGCAGAGACCGGTAGTGGGAAAACAGGA GCCTTCAGCATTCCTGTGATACAGATTGTATACGAGACCCTGAAGGACCAACaggagggcaagaagggaaaaGCGGCTGTAAAAACTGGAAGCTCCG TGCTGACCAAGTGGCAGATGAATCCTTATGACAGAAGCCCAGCTTTTG CGATCAGCGCAGACGGCTTCTGCTGCCAGAGCCGAGAGGTGAAGGAATGGCACGGCTGCCGTACGACGAAGGCTGTCACCAAGG GGAAGTACTACTATGAAGTCTCCTGTCACGACCAGGGTCTCTGTCGGGTGGGCTGGTCCACCGGACAGGCTTCTCTGGATTTGG GCACTGACCGGCACGGATTTGGATTTGGTGGAACTGGGAAGAAGTCCCATAACAAACAGTTTGACAGCTATGGGGAG GAATTCACTATGCATGACGTCATAGGTTGCTACTTGGACCTCGACAACGGATATGTTTCGTTTTCCAAAAACG ggaagGATTTGGGTCTGGCCTTTGAGATACCACAGAACCTGAAGAATCAGCCATTCTTTGCAGCATGTGTACTAAAG AATGCCGAACTTCAGTTTAACTTCGGTGGGGAGAGCTTCAAAAATGCCCCGAAACAAGGTTTCAACGCACTTGACAAAGCGCCTGAGGGACATGTTGCAAAGTCCACCAAGACCG GTACTGCACAGGTGAGTCAGGTGAAAGACATGAGTAACGCCCCCAAGGCCCTGATCATCGAGCCTTCCAAAGAGCTGGCCGAACAAACCCTTAACAACGTGAATCAGTTCAAGAAGTATGTCAACAGCCCTAAAGTGAG GGAACTCTTAGTCATTGGAGGCGTGGCTGCAAAAGAGCAGCTCTCCGTCCTAGAACAAGGG GTCGACATCGTCGTCGGGACACCCGGCCGACTGGACGACTTGATCTCCACTGGAAAGCTGAACCTGTCCCAAGTCcggttcctggtgctggacgAATGT GATGGATTGCTCAGCGCTGGATACCTGGACTTTATCATGAGGATCTACAATCAGATCCCACAGGTCACGTCTGATGGGAAGAGATTGCAG GTGATCGTTTGCTCGGCCACCCTGCACTCGTTTGACGTGAAGAAGCTCTCCGAGAAGATCATGCACTTCCCCACCTGGGTGGACCTGAAGGGGGAGGACTCCGTCCCCGAGACAGTGCACCACGTGGTGGTCCTGGTCAACCCCAAGACGGACCGCACCTGGGAGAAGCTGGGGCAGAACCACATCCAG ACCGATGAAGTGCACGCCAAAGATAACACGCGGCCTGGAGCGCACACACCAG AAATGTGGTCCGAAGCCATCAAGGTCCTGAAAGGTGAATACACCGTAAAGGCCATCAAGGAGCACAAGATGGACCAAGCCATTGTTTTCTGCCGCACCAAGATCGACTGTGACAACATGGAGCAGTACTTAATCAAGCATGGGGgag GACCGGACAAGAAGGGGCACCAGTTCTCCTGTGTTTGTTTACACGGGGACAGGAAACCCCAGGAGAGGAAGTACAACCTGGAGCGCTTTAAG AAGCGTGAGGTGAAGTTCCTCATCTGTACGGACGTGGCGGCCAGGGGGATCGATGTCCGCGGCGTGCCTTATG TCATCAACGTGACCCTGCCAGATGAGAAGCAGAACTACGTTCATCGCATCGGCCGTGTGGGGAGGGCTGAACG GATGGGTCTGGCCATTTCTTTCGTAGCCACGGAGAAAGAAAAG GTGTGGTACCACGTGTGTCAAAGCCGAGGCCGAGGTTGCTACAACACACGCCTGAAGGAGAGCGGCGGTTGTACCATCTGGTACAACGAGAAGGAG CTCCTGGCCGAGATCGAGGACCATCTGAACTGCGTCATCACTCAGTGTGAGCCCGACATCAAGGTGCCAGTTGACGAGTTTGACGGGAAGGTCACGTACGGCCAAAGGAGGGCCGCCGGAG